TGAAGCAGTGCCCAATGTGAAGTGACAGTCAGAGATGCTATAAGCAAATTATAGGCCACACTTTGTTCCACATCCGTGCAAACCATCTCACTGTTTCCCTTCAGCTGTTCCGTCGTGTTGCTGCAGCCTTGCCTGGGATGGACAGTACACCAGAAAAGAGCAAAGAGGACAGTATCCTTCCAAGTAAATCATGCTGCTTTGTCTTATTTGCAAGTCTCATTATCATACGCCGAAAATCTGCACTTGATTGCTGtattgtacttttcagattgaAGGTGATTTAGAACTGGTAAAACCTGATGCAGTGACTCTGCTGTAAAGATAAACCCCCCTCCTGTGTCAGTGAGACAGGGCTGCGGTTAATCCATTTCTTTTATTGTGAAAAACACCAATCAAAGCAAAGATCAGTGAATTCCCATGGCTGTTATCTCAGTGGGGACTGAAATGTTCATGAACTTAATTCAGCAACAATTCATTAAGGGTCCATGAACAAAAATTCATGTCATAAGTTACATTAATGCAGCATTACAGCCTTTAGTATTACTTATTGTTTATGAGGAGGTTCACACACAAGCCGCTGCTTTAAAAATGACTAGAATCAGTGTAGTATTGAGCTAGAATGTTGCTAGAACGAAGTAAACCTCTTTTTCACCACTGACGAGGTTAAGAATATGATTAAAAGTACCTTGGAAACAAGAGAAAAGAGTGCTATGGAGAAAGATTCTGTTTACGTCTGAAGAAACTATAGAATTGCAGTTTATACAGTCAATCCCTTACCTCTAGCATTGCATTCAGTCTCTACTAGTCGATTCAGTGCCTGGTATCCAGTAATCAGTATACAGCTCTCATGTGATTATCGACTAGTAGGGACTGAATGCtatgagaaaaagaaagaaaagtacTATGGTAGGCTAGAAAATCCTAGAGTTTTCCTGTAATGTCATCTATATCCTGGATATGAAATGTGATCGTCATGTAACCTGTTATGGCCAGTCTCAACCAGTCCAAtgaaatgcatgcttggtgtgCATCATATTGCACTGTAAAAATCCATTAATCTTCAACTTCTCTACCCTTAGTCTCCTCACTCTTCCTGTCTAACCAGCAATTCTCTCATATCACAATAAGGCCCATACATGCTTTGGCTGAATGCCATGATTCTAGAGTCTTTTGAGTTTTGTCCTTAACCCTGTCCCTCCCCAGTGATCGACATCAAACTGGAGAAGCCCCCAGAGCTGCCAGTGACCGAGAGCAGCTGCTCCTGCTAGTGCCCAGCTCACAGCCCCACCAGTCCTGCCTCCTCCCCACCAACAGCTTGTCTCTCAGTGGCCACTCGCTCCACTCGTGGCTCTGCGCCATTAGCTGgagaaaccttttttttttcccctcccactCCCTTGACTCAGTGATTTTTCGGAGTATCCGTGTGGATGTGCTATTACTCtgtatttaaagaaaaaaaagaaaagggttATCATAAGAAAATATTAGtaattgattttaaaaaaagagaaaaaaacattaacacagCGTAGGTGAAATGCTAAAGTTTTCCGATTTGTCATCTATTCCAACTGCATGGCGTTCTATAGGATTGCAGACTGCCGCTGCTCACTGCTCTCAAGTTCTTGCACTTTATCTTGGAGCATTGGTGGGGTCACACTCGTTGTTGTTCAGTCATTTTCTTTTCCAGTTATTTCAGTGACTTGAGGGGTAGGGGAAGGTTCCGTGTTGATGCCTTGCTTTTAATTTCAGTGGATTGTTACCGTAAGGGAGAGCAAGAAAAGGCTAGTCGATGCTGAGAGATTGCAGACAACTGTTACTGATCCCCATATTTGTTGGCCAGTTGCTCATGCGAAAATAAGAACAGTGCAATggacaaggttttttttttttttttttttttttttcagagatcTCTTTATCAGTAACTTATAAGTGCGGTCATCAACACACCCTGCAGTTCAGTTCAGATATGGTTTAAGGGACCAGAGATTAGTCAAGACTTGAAATCCAGGACCGTCATGAATAGCCAAAGAACATAATACATATGGTCAAACCTCAGCAAGAAAGCCAGTCCCATTTATCAATGATGTGTTGAGGATTGAGCTAGGTAGAATGTACAACATGGTTTGATGAAAGAAAGCATTCATCGGCATTTTATCAGAAAAGGGACAGGTACTCAGAATACAATTCTGTATCTCTAGCTTAGAACTATCCTCCTCGCTTTTCTGTCTCTTATTAACCACATGGTCTGAAAACAAAATGGTGGACTCTACAGAGGATGtccactaccccccccccccacccccccaaaaaaaacaaatgtaactGTGAAGCTCCCATTTCACCAGTGGGTCCTTGAAGCAAGTTGCAACTAATCAGGTCTGTCTAAATGTCATACGGACAGACAGATGGCAGCATTGTAGTGGGCCTTTCAGGTGTCAGTGTTTTCGGCACCCACTGACTGCCAGTTATTAGTGTTTCATTTGTACTATTTGTTTTTTGTACACTGTTGTAGGAACAGCATGCAAGATCTGGAGGTGGATGACGGTATAAATGCCttgctactttttttttttttttaacaataatTGTTACACTAAATCAAGTCATGGTGATGAATTGGTGTTTTAAGGGCCTGTTGACTTGCTTGGATTTGAGGGTGTTGTTTTTGCTAAGCAGATATTCAGAGTTCTTTATATGCAGCAGATGCTTCagtgtaaaaagaaaaaaacaagcaaaaaagCACAGAGTAGTTTGACATTTGTTGCTTTTGCTTGTATAAGACTGTTTGGTTTTAAAtgtcttaatttatttatttttatttcactagCAACAGATAATACATTGTACGCTTGACCAAAATGACAGTTTGGTGGCACGTTGGAAAAGAACAGTTTATTTATTCTTTGCATATCTGCTTGGATACTGTATCTGGAGGGAAAGGCTCTGATTATATTGTCATTTACTTGTCACTATGGTCACACAGATTAGGGAAGTGTCTCTAAAGTTATGGTAGCCACTGTCACATTTACGAACATTAGTCTGAATTCAAAGCATCACCTAAAACCCTACTGCACCacaacacactttcacacacaaaatTGCACACACCTGATTATAACCACTGCTGTCATGTACATCTGAGCAACCTGAATACTCATTGTTATCCTCTATAGCTGGTTTGAAAATGTTAACATTTGATGACTTAAATGTAAAATATTCAATTACATCGAACAAGTCTCTCAATACTTGTCACTGACTGATGACTCAGCTGTGTGCTAATCTGAACTGTGTATTTGAAATATGCTGTCTACTAGTGTTTAGCAAAGTTTGTGTGAATAATGTACTATTATTCTCTGCTGTAAAAAAGTAAAGAAACACCGAAGTGTATCACACGAAATAAAGATATTTCACCAAAAGTTAATTTTCTTAGTGATGATTAGATAATTATCTTTTCACAAAGCAATTTATTTCCACTTGTAGATAATGGTAGACGATAAAATGTATAGATGTGTTAGTGtagtctttttttgttgttgggtAACACAGGCTAGAATGCATTCAAAGCAAAGCAGGAAATGGTGTTGCTCGATTATAAGAAAAAAGTGGGATGTCGATAGTCAACAGCCAAATAAATCCTCCAGTGACGTTTTCTGAACACTGTAAACTAATTGTAGCCTTTATGGTCCGGTGTAGGGCTGATTCATGTGGGCACATAACTTAAGCACTTCTGTGCGCACGTAAGAATCGCTCCAACTGTTACCCAATCGAAAGTCAGTTGTGGCATAGTGATATACGCCCAAAAGTGTATTGGGGGTGTGGTTACGCGTTTAAGTTCGAGATCCAGGTAGAATAGCCTACAAATAACGTCTGTAATTTGTTAACGCAAGTACACAATAatactttttttaatttgtaaCAGTGTAGCATAATTTATGAATGTACCTATACGTATAATTGTAATTTTCACTTGAAACATTTGACACGACGCACACCTGTACCCTACAATGGCCGGAAGTCGCCTACCATAAGGAGCTGAGCTAGTATGGTTGGCAGGTGTGGAATTCATAACAAAAATCCAGTCTAGCCTGATTTTTAGATTGAGGACTATATTAACGCCACCGGTTGTGTTTTTCATCCGAGAAGAGATTCGTCTTGGAACAGTGATCAAATAACAGGACCTTTGTTTGGGGGAGAAAAGTATCGAGCAAAGTAGGAATTTTAATCAATTGTCTCCTCATTCGAGAACGCCTAGGACTGATTATGTCTCAGGGTGGGAATATTTTGCCAGACGACAAAGTTTTTGCTGACTTTAGAAAACAATGCTGGGCTATGGACAACTGGCACAGCAAATATGATAAGAATGGAATGGAAGTGTGGGTTGAGACTCCGTCCGTTACATCTTCACATGGGAGTAAGAATAAGCCTCAAAAAGTTCACAAAATCAAGGTACGCTAGGCCTAACTATATCAAAAAGAAGTTGATGTTTTTGCCTAGTTTTGATGGATGTAAATTTACATGTTAATTGTTGACACTAAATGGTTGTTTTCGTCATTTTGAATACAGTGCAGAATGACGATAGCAGACGTCTCAGCAGAGACAATGTTCGACGTCCTTCATGACAGTCAGTATCGCAAGAAGTGGGACCCTACTATGCTGGAAAGCTTTGATATCGCACGATTATCCGCCAACGccgatgtaggctactactCCTGTGAGTCCAGTCTTTTACCCTCATCCTACTTGGTCTTTGTCTTGTTCCAGATAGACTATTGACTTTCCTAAGCATCAGTCAACTTTTAAAAATGCCAAATCAATTGTTTCATGTTGAGGTAAAACTAACTAGATAGCTGTTTACAGGATACTTGAGTAGAAGCTTGCTTAAACCCTTAGGAGTGGGATGAGGCATGAGGGAGCTTGTTTTGACAGTTTATTTATAATCAACACACCAAGGCCAGGTGGTTGCTCCAGCTCCACTACTGAGCCCTTGGTTACCTACACTGGGGAGGGTTacttagtcaagtcaagtcaagtcaactttatttctatagcacatttaaaaacaactgagttgaaccaaagtgcttacaaacaaacataaaacaatgacaatggtacaacaacaatataacatggggggaaaataaataaataattgaaataatacacaaattggtcaaaaataaaataaagaataaagagtgtgtgtgtgtgtgtgtgtgtgtgtgtgggggtattaaggtagattaaaagcttgggagaaaatgaaagtctttaagTTAGACTGGCAGGTTAGATTGACTGATCCAATATTTATCATGGTTTTTGCTCATTTCCACAGGGGTTTGTCCCAAGCCACTGAAGAACAGGGATGTGGTGACCCTGCGCTCCTGGCAGGTGAATGACGTGGAGTACATCATTGTGAACTACTCCGTCAAACACCCGGTATGTTGAGGTCTGATTGAGTACGCATCAGCTATCAACATGCGTCTGCTAAATTAACAAATATTTAACGCATCATACTGTAAATCATATTTGTTCTAGCATGTCTCAGCAACCAGATTTGATATAAGGTCCTAAATGGAAATTCATGTTTGTTTGGAGGTGAATAATAGTatttaggaagcataggcctacttgaatATAATGAATACATTCACATAACACTCTTTCAGTTACCATAGCATTTATAAGAGTCCTAGTTTGACTTACAAACTCCTCTTTCCCCCCAGAAATACCCTCCACATAAAGACCTGGTGAGAGCAGTTTCTGTTCTTACTGGTTACCTGATTGTGTCAACTGGACCAAACAGCTGCTTGTTCACATACCTTTCACAAGCTGACCCCAAAGGTGAGACTTAACAACAGGGCTACACGGCCTCACAGATGGCCCATGACTGAATGTTGTTCTTTTTTGTTGTCTGAAAAAATAATCCATTGTTGATTTTCTTTTGACAGGTTCCCTCCCCAAGTGGGTGGTGAACAAAGCCTCTCAAGTTTTGGCTCCTAAAGTGAGTATATTTCTTGTTGGTGGAATATTTTAGTGAACATGTATACTTTTATCCTACAAGGATCAAATGATATGTCTTCATTAGAGGAAAAAGTCCTAAACAGTATTAAGTGGAAATTCtacatggtgtatgtgtgtgggtttgaagctttttaaatgacaacaGTAACCATAGAAACTCAGTTGAATGACTTGTCCTGATTTTTGACAATTAGGCAGTGTTGCTACACTCCAGTGTAACTTGTAAAGTGGGTTTCATAGTGCTTGTTACATGGCCAAGGCAATCCGAAACTATTCAGGTCAaggtgtatctttgtgtgtgaaaCTGAGATTGTGTGGCTCTAAGCTAAAGGGCTCAGTCAACCTTTGTTATCCTAATTAATCATCAATGGCATCAAGTTCTTGATCATCAATCAGGTTAACTCTGCCACAGGACAAGCCAGGCCAAGAAATATACCTTATATTTTAGCttggacaaaaaaaataattgctaAGTAGACCACTTTTCATCTGTTTTTTTGAAGCAACATTACTAATGAACACTGCTGTTGATTTTCATGTGACACCAATCCTACCTTTGTCTGGCTATTTATGAAACTTTTGAAAGGGCAGAAAATCAGGTAGAGCAGGAATTTCGATCAAACTATGCGCAGTGAGGTAGAATTTCAGAGTGAGATCTTGGCCTGTAGCTGTGTCCCTCACCACTCCCTCTCTACAGGTCCTGAGATGTGTGCATAAGGCGGGACAGAACTACCAAGAATGGAAAGCACAGAACTCCCCCAATCGCAAGCCCTGGCTTCACCCTGAACAGAGTGATCTGCCAATGATGGACGCCTCAGAGTTGTCCATTCAGCGGGCAGACTCGCTGGAGAATGTAGACGAGAGCTCTTCAAAAGATGTATCGGAGACTACTGAGGCTGATGACAGCAGCTAAATGTACGTGCCTTTATGGGGACTATAGAGGACGGGGTGGACTTACAAATGGACTGGGAACTGGAGTCTTGATTTTCCTCCATGTCATATGTTGTCACTTGAAGACCACAGCCAGACTCACAAGCTGCTGCGAGTTCTCACCTCTGCACACTTACAATGCCCATCCCTGCTGACAAAGAATGTCGTGTTCACAGCAGCTTAGGCGAGGTGCTGATACAGAAGCTGTCATTCGGGTTTACCTGTTTCCTCTGAAGCAGTATGTTTCTTTTGTATTTATGTCACAACAGATATGGAATAACTTGTTTCTTTCACGTTGTGATTCTGCAGTGGAATCCTGCAGTATAATTGCATCAAGAGTTCCCATCACTGTACAGTGGCCTTGTGGACATACTGAAGTTGATGAAGCCCTCTATTTATGTATCCTGTATTCTTTTACAGTAAAAATGAAGGTTTTAATGTTTCATTTAGTGGCCATGTGGTATTGGAGTGGTAACAAATGTAATGTACCCTTCAGGGTAATTTTTCAAAATTAGAATGATCTACTTTAAATGTACTGTACAACTAAACTTTTGAAGCCttgattctttttttctttatggGTTATAACACATCAGCTGAAATGGTACTTTCAGTATCATCACATGAAGTTTAAGATGTAGTTCCTGTATTCATGTATCATTTATAAACATTTTATAAAAGGCTGATGAATTGGTTATGAAATGTACTATTTTCAGATTCAGCTTTTTAACCATTATATGTTTATTGACCAGAAGAGTACAGacggtgtatatatatataaaaaaaacaacacttaaAAAAAGAACAATTTGCAACACATTTCAACCCCCCTTCGGGAGACAAAACTATTGTCTCTTCGCTGCAGTGGCCTAATTAGTTATTACAACTCCAACCAGTGTTATTCCGTTTGAAATCATCTGAATGCTAAACTGTAGTTCTAGAAGTAAACCTCTCTTTTGACAAAGGCTGAACAGCGTGCTtaatcagagactttctaatgaggagacatagcactcaaatcctccatagaaatgcatggggttagtttgtaacgccgttgtctacacatatcccaccccttcctcggcaaaacgtcgacatgtgaatacattgagccaatcatgtggtgtgatgtgaatacattgagccaatcatatggtgtgttgtgaagacatcgtaccaatcatgtgttgtgaacttgcagctggagcaagattggtgtcgtaaAGCCTTGCtcacgcacatttctgccgaagaggatgcccgatgagtgcccaaaaagcgttgcaatatggccactgagtggagggacttgcctaaaaggactttggcttaATCTGGTGAAACTCTGGGTTTGCTAACTAGGTTgttggtgttttgttttatgtgtagaTACCCTaagcaagctactgacgaggtttggtgctgttttgaacaatatcaCTGattaaaaaatgctatttgggaagcgtttGGCTTATtgcccttagctaatccactgtttgcgatttggggctatagcatATACCAGGCCAAGccctgtagtggttgatcaacaattatttgatgtgttttaatataGAAAAACACCCTTTGGTCAAATTTCGCCAGAATTACACTTTAAAAGCactttcaaaaaagaaaaaaaaaacattccaatTAATGCAATACAAAATTTCTGTTATTTCACTTGCTGCTTGTCACTAACTGACCTAATGATGACAATGGAAAAAGCAGCAAGCTTTGCCATTGCTTCCATGCACTGTACAAGGCAAGATCTTGTTCGGATATTTATACATAAATAATTACTATAGAACTGTCGTTACTGTTGAGGCATGattcatacatacattttcCTGATATTTTACAATGTACCAAACCTCTCATCTTGGACACCTACTCAGCCTCTCTGAGCAATTGAACAGTGCATCTCTGCTGGGGAGGATAGGGTTGACTTGGGTGATGTTATCTGGTAGatgttgtaagtgtgtgtatgggaacATATCATGAAGCCAGGATCAGTATGTTTAAGTCCAGCCAGCCATACCTAAAGAGGGAGTCTGTAGTCCATGGGAGGGCAAAAATTACGTGATTCTCTCCATAACATCTCGACCTATTTGACTGCATCATTTGGATATGCAACACTCCTCTGCCACCTAGTGTACagttctctccttctgtctctggTAATCTGAGGATTCATAGGCAACATGTCTCATTAAATATTCATGTCATATATCAATTACTTTATTTTCTACACTCAATGCCAGTGAACTAAC
The Alosa alosa isolate M-15738 ecotype Scorff River chromosome 21, AALO_Geno_1.1, whole genome shotgun sequence genome window above contains:
- the stard14 gene encoding START domain containing 14 — protein: MSQGGNILPDDKVFADFRKQCWAMDNWHSKYDKNGMEVWVETPSVTSSHGSKNKPQKVHKIKCRMTIADVSAETMFDVLHDSQYRKKWDPTMLESFDIARLSANADVGYYSWVCPKPLKNRDVVTLRSWQVNDVEYIIVNYSVKHPKYPPHKDLVRAVSVLTGYLIVSTGPNSCLFTYLSQADPKGSLPKWVVNKASQVLAPKVLRCVHKAGQNYQEWKAQNSPNRKPWLHPEQSDLPMMDASELSIQRADSLENVDESSSKDVSETTEADDSS